In one window of Arachis ipaensis cultivar K30076 chromosome B06, Araip1.1, whole genome shotgun sequence DNA:
- the LOC107646012 gene encoding uncharacterized protein LOC107646012, producing the protein MSTCHSWLQDLEEEDDDDGGLFYQHPHNLSRLSVCTTSSSMCGLDDDAMMMSRLSIEDDEDDGDEADGELSGEEEGLLLSSASEKEDFPSSLGSSCCCSLPNTPPAVRRRKNKKEKEYASDNGPGDRDGVVLITRPKGGNKTLCMGLEEVKACRELGFELELPPSLDTSSSGANSPIANWRISSPGDDPREVKARLKVWAQAVALASASKYGT; encoded by the coding sequence ATGTCTACATGTCACTCTTGGTTGCAAGACCTGGAGGAGGAGGACGACGACGATGGCGGATTATTCTATCAACACCCTCACAACTTGTCGAGGCTGTCCGTTTGTACCACCAGCAGCTCCATGTGCGGGTTGGATGATGATGCCATGATGATGTCACGCTTGTCCATAGAAGACGACGAAGACGACGGGGACGAGGCAGATGGAGAACTctcaggagaagaagaaggattaTTACTATCCTCTGCCTCTGAAAAAGAAGACTTTCCATCATCACTTGGTAGCAGCTGCTGTTGTTCTCTGCCAAATACGCCTCCAGCAGTaagaagaaggaaaaacaagAAGGAGAAGGAGTATGCAAGTGACAATGGGCCTGGTGATCGTGACGGGGTGGTTCTCATAACCAGGCCCAAGGGTGGCAACAAGACACTGTGTATGGGTTTGGAAGAAGTCAAGGCTTGCAGGGAACTTGGCTTCGAGTTGGAACTTCCTCCTTCACTCGATACCAGCAGCAGCGGTGCCAACTCCCCCATAGCCAATTGGCGCATCTCTAGCCCCGGTGATGATCCACGAGAAGTGAAGGCAAGGCTCAAAGTGTGGGCGCAGGCTGTAGCACTAGCATCTGCCTCCAAATACGGCACATAA
- the LOC107646011 gene encoding pectin acetylesterase 3 isoform X3 has protein sequence MRMNVFVIAALAFVSLVSVIDGSEHQPQLSEFVNDALFSSVSSKQPSQPQPLMVPITVINGAAAKGAVCLDGTSPAYHFHPGSGSGANSWLIHLEGGGWCNTIRNCVFRKTTRRGSFKFMEKTLPFTGILSNKPEENPDFFNWNRVKIRYCDGASFAGDSQNEANQLQFRGQKIWLAAIEELMSKGMQKANQALLSGCSAGGLASIIHCDEFGSMFPKSTKVKCLSDAGFFLDAVDVSGGHTLRNMFGGVVTLQEVQKNLPKSCLNQLDPTSCFFPQNLIQHVQTPLFLLNAAYDAWQVQESLAPHSADPSGSWNDCKANHARCNSSQIQFFQDFRNQMLNDVKDFSRSSPTGLFINSCFAHCQSERQDTWFADDSPLINDMPVAIAVGDWFFDRKTIKAIDCAYPCDTTCHNLVFK, from the exons ATGAGAATGAATGTGTTTGTGATAGCCGCACTTGCTTTTGTGTCTCTAGTTTCCGTCATTGATGGATCTGAGCATCAGCCTCAGCTATCTGAGTTTGTAAACGATGCTTTATTCTCATCAGTTTCAAGCAAGCAGCCTTCCCAGCCACAACCTCTCATGGTTCCCATTACTGTTATCAATGGAGCTGCTGCCAAAGGAGCTG TATGTTTGGATGGAACATCGCCTGCCTATCACTTTCATCCTGGATCCGGATCAGGAGCCAATAGTTGGCTCATTCACTTAGAG GGAGGAGGATGGTGTAATACCATCAGAAATTGTGTTTTTAGGAAGACGACTCGGCGTGGTTCCTTTAAATTCATGGAAAAGACACTGCCATTCACTGGGATATTGAGCAATAAACCTGAAGAAAACCCTG ATTTCTTTAACTGGAACAGAGTTAAAATACGTTACTGTGATGGAGCATCTTTCGCCGGAGACAGTCAAAATGAG GCTAATCAGCTTCAATTTCGAGGACAGAAAATATGGCTAGCTGCAATCGAGGAATTAATGTCCAAAGGAATGCAAAAAGCCAACCAG GCACTTTTGTCTGGATGCTCTGCAGGTGGTCTGGCATCTATAATACATTGTGATGAATTCGGAAGCATGTTTCCAAAATCTACCAAAGTGAAATGTTTGAGTGATGCAGGATTTTTTCTTGATGC AGTTGATGTGTCTGGGGGGCACACACTGAGGAATATGTTTGGAGGTGTAGTTACATTACAG GAAGTACAAAAAAACTTACCAAAAAGTTGTCTCAACCAACTGGATCCAACTTCG TGCTTCTTTCCTCAAAACTTGATCCAGCATGTTCAAACTCCATTGTTTCTTCTCAATGCAGCTTATGATGCATGGCAG GTGCAAGAAAGTCTAGCCCCCCATTCAGCGGATCCAAGTGGTTCTTGGAATGATTGTAAAGCAAATCATGCAAGGTGTAACTCATCTCAAATACAGTTCTTCCAAG actttagAAATCAAATGCTAAATGATGTGAAAGACTTCTCAAGGTCCTCTCCAACTGGATTGTTCATAAATTCTTGTTTTGCTCATTGCCAGTCTGAGAGACAAGATACATGGTTTGCTGATGACTCTCCGCTTATCAACGACATG CCTGTGGCGATTGCTGTTGGAGACTGGTTTTTTGATCGAAAAACTATCAAAGCTATTGATTGTGCTTATCCCTGTGACACAACCTGCCATAATCTGGTCTTCAAGTGA
- the LOC107646011 gene encoding pectin acetylesterase 3 isoform X2, with the protein MRMNVFVIAALAFVSLVSVIDGSEHQPQLSEFVNDALFSSVSSKQPSQPQPLMVPITVINGAAAKGAVCLDGTSPAYHFHPGSGSGANSWLIHLEGGGWCNTIRNCVFRKTTRRGSFKFMEKTLPFTGILSNKPEENPDFFNWNRVKIRYCDGASFAGDSQNEANQLQFRGQKIWLAAIEELMSKGMQKANQALLSGCSAGGLASIIHCDEFGSMFPKSTKVKCLSDAGFFLDAVDVSGGHTLRNMFGGVVTLQEVQKNLPKSCLNQLDPTSCFFPQNLIQHVQTPLFLLNAAYDAWQVQESLAPHSADPSGSWNDCKANHARCNSSQIQFFQDFRNQMLNDVKDFSRSSPTGLFINSCFAHCQSERQDTWFADDSPLINDMPVAIAVGDWFFDRKTIKAIDCAYPCDTTCHNLVFNESDDTSTTTTMIYSSQSSRLTFPALYLLSALFPTSMFLLHLRVEVLSRFFSHST; encoded by the exons ATGAGAATGAATGTGTTTGTGATAGCCGCACTTGCTTTTGTGTCTCTAGTTTCCGTCATTGATGGATCTGAGCATCAGCCTCAGCTATCTGAGTTTGTAAACGATGCTTTATTCTCATCAGTTTCAAGCAAGCAGCCTTCCCAGCCACAACCTCTCATGGTTCCCATTACTGTTATCAATGGAGCTGCTGCCAAAGGAGCTG TATGTTTGGATGGAACATCGCCTGCCTATCACTTTCATCCTGGATCCGGATCAGGAGCCAATAGTTGGCTCATTCACTTAGAG GGAGGAGGATGGTGTAATACCATCAGAAATTGTGTTTTTAGGAAGACGACTCGGCGTGGTTCCTTTAAATTCATGGAAAAGACACTGCCATTCACTGGGATATTGAGCAATAAACCTGAAGAAAACCCTG ATTTCTTTAACTGGAACAGAGTTAAAATACGTTACTGTGATGGAGCATCTTTCGCCGGAGACAGTCAAAATGAG GCTAATCAGCTTCAATTTCGAGGACAGAAAATATGGCTAGCTGCAATCGAGGAATTAATGTCCAAAGGAATGCAAAAAGCCAACCAG GCACTTTTGTCTGGATGCTCTGCAGGTGGTCTGGCATCTATAATACATTGTGATGAATTCGGAAGCATGTTTCCAAAATCTACCAAAGTGAAATGTTTGAGTGATGCAGGATTTTTTCTTGATGC AGTTGATGTGTCTGGGGGGCACACACTGAGGAATATGTTTGGAGGTGTAGTTACATTACAG GAAGTACAAAAAAACTTACCAAAAAGTTGTCTCAACCAACTGGATCCAACTTCG TGCTTCTTTCCTCAAAACTTGATCCAGCATGTTCAAACTCCATTGTTTCTTCTCAATGCAGCTTATGATGCATGGCAG GTGCAAGAAAGTCTAGCCCCCCATTCAGCGGATCCAAGTGGTTCTTGGAATGATTGTAAAGCAAATCATGCAAGGTGTAACTCATCTCAAATACAGTTCTTCCAAG actttagAAATCAAATGCTAAATGATGTGAAAGACTTCTCAAGGTCCTCTCCAACTGGATTGTTCATAAATTCTTGTTTTGCTCATTGCCAGTCTGAGAGACAAGATACATGGTTTGCTGATGACTCTCCGCTTATCAACGACATG CCTGTGGCGATTGCTGTTGGAGACTGGTTTTTTGATCGAAAAACTATCAAAGCTATTGATTGTGCTTATCCCTGTGACACAACCTGCCATAATCTGGTCTTCAA TGAAAGTGATGACacatccaccaccaccaccatgatATATTCCTCTCAGTCCTCCAGGTTGACTTTTCCTGCTCTATACCTACTAAGTGCTTTGTTTCCCACTTCCATGTTCCTACTGCACCTTAGAGTAGAAGTACTATCAAGATTCTTTAGCCATTCCACATAA
- the LOC107646011 gene encoding pectin acetylesterase 3 isoform X1, whose protein sequence is MRMNVFVIAALAFVSLVSVIDGSEHQPQLSEFVNDALFSSVSSKQPSQPQPLMVPITVINGAAAKGAVCLDGTSPAYHFHPGSGSGANSWLIHLEGGGWCNTIRNCVFRKTTRRGSFKFMEKTLPFTGILSNKPEENPDFFNWNRVKIRYCDGASFAGDSQNEANQLQFRGQKIWLAAIEELMSKGMQKANQALLSGCSAGGLASIIHCDEFGSMFPKSTKVKCLSDAGFFLDAVDVSGGHTLRNMFGGVVTLQEVQKNLPKSCLNQLDPTSCFFPQNLIQHVQTPLFLLNAAYDAWQVQESLAPHSADPSGSWNDCKANHARCNSSQIQFFQDFRNQMLNDVKDFSRSSPTGLFINSCFAHCQSERQDTWFADDSPLINDMPVAIAVGDWFFDRKTIKAIDCAYPCDTTCHNLVFNVARSTVVDSQYISESDDTSTTTTMIYSSQSSRLTFPALYLLSALFPTSMFLLHLRVEVLSRFFSHST, encoded by the exons ATGAGAATGAATGTGTTTGTGATAGCCGCACTTGCTTTTGTGTCTCTAGTTTCCGTCATTGATGGATCTGAGCATCAGCCTCAGCTATCTGAGTTTGTAAACGATGCTTTATTCTCATCAGTTTCAAGCAAGCAGCCTTCCCAGCCACAACCTCTCATGGTTCCCATTACTGTTATCAATGGAGCTGCTGCCAAAGGAGCTG TATGTTTGGATGGAACATCGCCTGCCTATCACTTTCATCCTGGATCCGGATCAGGAGCCAATAGTTGGCTCATTCACTTAGAG GGAGGAGGATGGTGTAATACCATCAGAAATTGTGTTTTTAGGAAGACGACTCGGCGTGGTTCCTTTAAATTCATGGAAAAGACACTGCCATTCACTGGGATATTGAGCAATAAACCTGAAGAAAACCCTG ATTTCTTTAACTGGAACAGAGTTAAAATACGTTACTGTGATGGAGCATCTTTCGCCGGAGACAGTCAAAATGAG GCTAATCAGCTTCAATTTCGAGGACAGAAAATATGGCTAGCTGCAATCGAGGAATTAATGTCCAAAGGAATGCAAAAAGCCAACCAG GCACTTTTGTCTGGATGCTCTGCAGGTGGTCTGGCATCTATAATACATTGTGATGAATTCGGAAGCATGTTTCCAAAATCTACCAAAGTGAAATGTTTGAGTGATGCAGGATTTTTTCTTGATGC AGTTGATGTGTCTGGGGGGCACACACTGAGGAATATGTTTGGAGGTGTAGTTACATTACAG GAAGTACAAAAAAACTTACCAAAAAGTTGTCTCAACCAACTGGATCCAACTTCG TGCTTCTTTCCTCAAAACTTGATCCAGCATGTTCAAACTCCATTGTTTCTTCTCAATGCAGCTTATGATGCATGGCAG GTGCAAGAAAGTCTAGCCCCCCATTCAGCGGATCCAAGTGGTTCTTGGAATGATTGTAAAGCAAATCATGCAAGGTGTAACTCATCTCAAATACAGTTCTTCCAAG actttagAAATCAAATGCTAAATGATGTGAAAGACTTCTCAAGGTCCTCTCCAACTGGATTGTTCATAAATTCTTGTTTTGCTCATTGCCAGTCTGAGAGACAAGATACATGGTTTGCTGATGACTCTCCGCTTATCAACGACATG CCTGTGGCGATTGCTGTTGGAGACTGGTTTTTTGATCGAAAAACTATCAAAGCTATTGATTGTGCTTATCCCTGTGACACAACCTGCCATAATCTGGTCTTCAA TGTTGCTAGATCTACCGTGGTTGACTCCCAGTATATAAG TGAAAGTGATGACacatccaccaccaccaccatgatATATTCCTCTCAGTCCTCCAGGTTGACTTTTCCTGCTCTATACCTACTAAGTGCTTTGTTTCCCACTTCCATGTTCCTACTGCACCTTAGAGTAGAAGTACTATCAAGATTCTTTAGCCATTCCACATAA